A region from the Ptychodera flava strain L36383 chromosome 10, AS_Pfla_20210202, whole genome shotgun sequence genome encodes:
- the LOC139141419 gene encoding D-beta-hydroxybutyrate dehydrogenase, mitochondrial-like → MDILNDPARVQEVQKQERIRKQQESRFSAKFNECVGIYLLLLGSAIAVAALYGQWLTGQTNGWSVYVSGAAGWLCMYTLLHKYFPRWTWGGYGPLTPIKKAMLVTSCDTMLGYYMVKRLDWICTIFAGTKNPDGELPKRLLKECSNRIVILPLDVTSDESVTQATKIMEQHLIRRNHDLWGIFNNASVTVRGEVEWTPVDIFKQLAEVNIYGMVRITKACLPLIRKNQGRIVNMHDRHGRFTVPGCAAYGMTKYAAESFSDALRYEMHQWGVKVCALEINKNFNGIHDVIKGGDLWDSLDEKSMRHYGRTYYDNRTSSWERERESGDSDLREIVTAAFDGLLSRVPRQRYYIGGIGPMIKTYLYSTMPSGLLDKLIGKQYSSGTIPLALDR, encoded by the exons ATGGATATATTGAATGACCCAGCGCGGGTGCAGGAGGTACAGAAACAGGAACGGATTCGAAAGCAACAGGAATCACGATTCAGTGCTAAATTCAACGAATGTGTTGGTATCTATCTCCTGCTTTTGGGATCAGCGATAGCCGTAGCAGCGTTATACGGTCAATGGCTGACGGGACAGACAAACGGTTGGTCGGTTTACGTTAGCGGTGCAGCCGGATGGCTGTGTATGTACACCTTGCTGCACAAGTATTTCCCTCGCTGGACATGGGGTGGCTACGGACCGCTCACCCCCATCAAGAAAGCGATGCTGGTCACGAGCTGCGACACGATGCTCGGGTACTACATGGTGAAACGACTTGACTGGATATGTACCATTTTTGCCGGCACGAAAAACCCAG atggGGAATTGCCAAAAAGGTTGTTGAAAGAATGCTCGAACCGCATTGTCATCTTGCCTCTTGATGTCACTTCCGATGAATCGGTTACCCAGGCGACAAAAATAATGGAGCAACACTTAATAAGGCGTAACCATG ATTTGTGGGGAATTTTCAACAATGCCAGTGTCACTGTCCGAGGTGAAGTCGAGTGGACACCTGTTGACATCTTCAAACAATTGGCCGAAGTCAACATATACGGCATGGTGCGAATAACGAAAGCGTGTTTGCCGTTGATAAGGAAAAATCAAG GCCGTATCGTGAACATGCATGATAGGCACGGTCGTTTCACAGTACCCGGATGTGCAGCGTATGGCATGACCAAGTACGCAGCCGAGAGTTTCTCAGATGCTCTGCGTTACGAAATGCACCAGTGGGGAGTTAAG GTATGTGCccttgaaataaacaagaacTTCAACGGTATCCATGATGTCATCAAAGGCGGTGATTTGTGGGATAGCCTTGATGAGAAGTCCATGCGACATTATGGAAGAACATACTACGACAATCGCACCTCATCCTGGGAAAGAGAGAGGGAGTCCGGCGACTCAGACCTGCGGGAGATAGTGACTGCTGCCTTTGATGGCCTGTTGTCTAGGGTTCCAAGACAGAGATACTACATTGGCGGAATTGGACCAATGATTAAAACTTACCTGTACAGTACAATGCCATCTGGGTTACTTGACAAACTTATCGGGAAGCAGTACTCGTCTGGGACAATACCACTTGCCTTAGATCGTTAG
- the LOC139142997 gene encoding heparan sulfate glucosamine 3-O-sulfotransferase 1-like: MAISSRVVYSSAILFIAFAVCFVYAYISTSQGATPFKRVSLHNEKAALPGESVRVNPPYGIHGEGAVTELPNRDDQQVFSSNATILTDQDNNSGNDSGVTERETIVGANTNKTCYLTPKRQQKTLLVPRSSDELEEIGCKKRLPGVLTVGVKKCGTSALRFFTKHHPQLMFSEREEMHYFDLNYDKNIEWYLRKMPYTTRDQISTEKSPRYFVSADVPRRIFEDISPNVKVIMVVCNPVNRAISDFVHVSKVLKASSMDHIAIATLSHMYDLKRTFEDSVIKPDSTVNVNTALIDVGMYVKHIRRWLEYFPLRQILVTVIDGEDLKRQPYMVVKKIEDFLNLSPYFTEDHFFFDTEKGFFCLRLPVKQCLPKSKGRHHPTVNETVLLKLREFFKPYDQELEFLLNRTFRWCNEAPFTERSV, from the coding sequence ATGGCCATATCTTCGAGAGTCGTCTATTCGTCGGCAATACTTTTCATTGCCTTCGCAGTTTGTTTTGTGTACGCGTACATCTCTACCTCACAAGGTGCGACTCCCTTTAAACGTGTAAGCCTGCATAACGAAAAGGCAGCGTTACCCGGGGAAAGTGTTCGAGTCAACCCTCCATATGGAATACACGGTGAAGGTGCCGTGACTGAGTTACCCAACAGGGACGACCAGCAGGTGTTCAGTTCGAATGCGACAATATTGACAGATCAAGATAACAATTCAGGTAACGATTCAGGCGTGACGGAGAGAGAGACCATAGTCGGTGCAAACACCAACAAAACGTGTTACCTCACACCAAAAAGGCAACAAAAGACACTCCTTGTGCCACGTTCATCGGATGAACTTGAGGAAATCGGCTGCAAAAAGCGACTACCTGGCGTCCTGACTGTTGGCGTTAAGAAATGTGGTACGAGTGCTCTGAGATTTTTCACGAAACATCATCCGCAGTTGATGTTCAGTGAAAGGGAAGAAATGCACTATTTCGACCTGAATTATGACAAAAATATCGAATGGTACCTGAGGAAGATGCCATACACAACACGAGATCAGATCTCGACAGAGAAGTCGCCAAGGTATTTCGTGTCAGCGGACGTACCGAGGCGGATATTTGAAGATATTTCGCCCAATGTCAAGGTTATCATGGTTGTGTGTAACCCTGTAAACCGAGCGATATCGGATTTCGTGCATGTTTCGAAAGTACTAAAAGCATCAAGCATGGATCATATAGCTATAGCTACTTTGTCGCACATGTACGACTTAAAGCGGACTTTTGAGGACAGCGTAATCAAACCCGATAGTACCGTGAATGTCAACACGGCTCTTATTGACGTCGGTATGTATGTCAAACACATTCGCCGATGGCTTGAGTATTTCCCGCTTAGACAAATTCTTGTCACGGTCATAGATGGAGAAGACCTCAAAAGACAGCCGTACATGGTGGTAAAGAAAATCGAGGATTTTCTGAATCTTTCACCATATTTCACGGAAGATCACTTTTTCTTCGATACTGAGAAGGGATTCTTTTGTTTACGGCTACCAGTAAAACAATGCCTACCGAAATCCAAAGGGCGGCACCATCCAACGGTCAACGAAACGGTACTATTAAAATTGCGTGAATTCTTTAAACCTTATGACCAAGAATTAGAATTTCTCTTAAACAGAACATTCCGTTGGTGTAATGAAGCGCCCTTCACTGAAAGATCGGTATAA